GCTCCCCAGCTCCCGTCTATGCTCTCCTGCCAGCCAAAAACTGCTCCGGCGAAGATGAAGCTAAGACAGAAAAAAACCGAAAAAGCTTTTTTCATGTTCACTCCTCTTTTTGTGGTCAACCAAAAAAAAACACTCCTCCGACAAAACTTTCGTTATTTTTATCCTTTTTCCAATAATCTGTCAACTTTTATAAATATTTTGTTCCCTTGCCCTGAGGAAAATATTCCTTAAATTGAGACTATTTCAACATTTATTCAACCGTAACGCTTTTAGCGAGGTTTCTAGGCTGGTCAATACTGCATCCTCTTTCGACTGCTACATAATATGCAAGGATTTGCATGGGTAAAACCGTTAAAAGGGGATAAAGAGAGTCGATTGTTTCTGGAACATATATGACGTGATCCACTTTTTTCCTTATCTCATCATCTCCCTCTGTCGCAATGGCTATGACTTTGCCCTTCCTTGCCTTGACTTCTTCGATGTTGCCCAAAACTTTTGTGTAAACCGAATCTTTTATGGCTATAACGACAACCGGCATTTCTTTATCTATCAGGGCTATTGGCCCGTGTTTCATCTCAGCGGCCGGATAACCTTCGGCATGAACGTAGCTTATCTCTTTAAGTTTTAGGGCGCCTTCAAGAGCGACCGGATAGTTGAATCCTCTTCCGAGGTAGAGAAAATTGTTTCTATCGCTGTATGTTTTTGCAATATTTTTTATCAATTCGGCACTATTCAAAACAGCGCTGATTTTATCCGGAATTTCACCTATGCAGTCGACGTACTTTTTTCCGTCGTCATAAGACAGGCTTCTCATTCTTCCTAAAAGAAGGCTTATAAGATTGAGGACCATCACCTGCGCGGAAAAGGCTTTCGTCGATGCGACGCCGATTTCGGGTCCGGCATGTATATACACTCCTCCGTCGCTTTCTCTGGCGATGGTGCTCCCGACAACATTGCATATACCTAGGCAAACAGATCCCTTTCTCGAAGCTTCTCTCATGGCCGCGAGTGTGTCCGCTGTTTCACCACTTTGGCTTATTGCGAAAGTCAGGCTGTTTTTTCTGACGACGGGATTCTTATATCTGAATTCGCTCGCGTATTCGACGTGAACCTGTATTCCGGCGTTCTTTTCTATGACATATCCTCCTATGAGGCCGGCGTAGTAAGAAGTTCCGCATCCGAGTATTATCAGGCTGTCGGTCGAGAGCAGCTGTTTTCTGTGTTTGTCGAGTCCGTCGAGCCTCGCCGTTCCGTTCTCTCTGTCGAGTCTTCCCCTGATCGAATCCTTTATAATTTGTGATTGCTCGTTTATTTCTTTAAGCATGAAATGGGCGTAACCGCTTTTTTCAATTTTTCTTATGTCCGTTTCTATGGTTTGCAGTTTCGGCGTCACCTTGACTTTATCGATTGTCTCTATAAGGTATTCGTCTTTTCTGACTTCGGCAATTTCGTTGTCTTCGAGATAGACAACCTTGTTTGTGTGGTCAATTATAGCCGCCGTGTCGGACGCGACAAGCATTCCTCCTTCCGAATGTCCTATCGCGAGCGGACTTCCCAGTCTAGCTATTACAATCTTGTCGGGTTCTAGAGAGGATATTACTGCAATGCCGTATGTTCCCTCGGCTTCCTGAAGCGACTGCCTGACGGCTTCAAACAAATTCCCTTCGTAAAATTCTTCGATCAGATGTACGAGGACTTCCGTGTCAGTCTCGGTTTTGAAAGAATGTCCCCGGTCTAAAAGTATCTTTTTCAGAGCGCTGTAATTTTCTATGATCCCGTTGTGCACAATTGCAATATTGTTTTTACAGTCTGTGTGAGGGTGAGCGTTTATTTCGTTGGGTTCTCCGTGCGTCGCCCATCTCGTATGAGCTATCCCGATTGTTGTCGTCGGTTTCCACTCTCTTATCTCGGCTTCCAGCTCCTTTACTTTACCGGCTCTTTTTTCTATTGAAATGAGATTGTTTTTATCAATAACCGCTATTCCGGCAGAGTCGTAGCCTCTGTATTCAAGCCTTTTCAATCCTTTAAGCAGAATTGCGACTGTGTTTTCCTTGCCAATAGAACCTACTATACCGCACATTTTCTAAGCCTTTCCGTCAGTTTAAAAAGTATTTTTTCAGATTCATTTTTTTCCTGTGTTTCGACGATTAGTCTGATAGCTTTTTCGGTCCCCGACTTTCTCACATGAAACCATGCTGTGTCATTTTGCCATCTGATGCCGTCTATACCGACAAATTCGGCATTTTTAATAACACCCTCGAAAAGAGAAGGTTGGATGTCTCCTTCGAAATCGTCGATTTTGTTTTTTATCATGTGAGTCGAAGGCAGTTTTTTGACGGCTTCTTTCAGAGTCATGCCGTGTTTTTTCAGATAGCCGAGGATTAGAAGAACTGCCGTCTGAGCGTCACGAGCGGGGTGAACAGACGGAAAGATCACGCCTCCGTTTCCTTCTCCCCCTATGACGGCTTTTTTTTCGAACATAGTATCGACTACTTTTCCTTCGCCAACGGGAGACATAAAAAAAGCGCAACCCTCTTTTTCAGCTATTATTTTTACGGCCGATGATGTAGACACGTTCGTGACAACCGGTCCTTTTTCTTTTTCGAGAACCGCAAGAACTGCCAGCTGAAGAGTCCTTTCTTCTCCGACCGGTATCCCGTCTTCGTCGACAAGAGCGAGCCTGTCTCCGTCTGTGTCAGTTGCCAAGCCAACAGTATTGCCGTGTTTTGCTACGGTTTTCGACAATTCTTTTAGATTTTCAGGCACCGGTTCGAGTTCTCTTGTGAAATTTCCATCTTTTCCGCCTCCGAGGGTTTCCAGTATATCGCAGTCCATTTTCGCGCAAAGTTCCGGCAAAATTGTGGATGATGCGCCGCCCGCAGTGTCTATAACCACGCGGATACCTGAACATTTGACAAACCATTCCGAATTTATCAAAGCGTCGAGATGTGTTTTTTCAGCCCTGTCGAATTCTTGATATGCTCCCCGGTCATTATGATTTGACCAGACAGGGCTTTTTGAATCGACAATATCAAAAAGGACTTTTATGTCGTCTGAATTTAAAAAAACACCACCTTTTTTTACGAACTTCAAAGCGTTCCATTTTTCGGGGTTGTGTGAAGCCGTGACTATTACGGCGCCTGCGTAACCGCCTTTTTTGACATTTATCAAAACTGTCGGAGTGGTAACAATTCCGAAATCGGTCACGTCTCTTCCGGAGGACATAAGTGAACCTGCGGCTATCATGGCAAATTGACCGCCTGATTTTCTGGGATCCCTGCCTATACAAACAGCTCCGTCTCCGAGAAACCGTGCAAAAGCATTCGTGTAGCGGACAACGACGTCTGGGTCAAACCCGTCGCCGACTATGCCTCTGTAGCCCGATACACTGCGAACAAAATTCATCAATAAAGTCCGCTAATGCTTATGCCTATGCTGTATGATTCTTCTTTAATGTCAATTTCGGGAAGAATGACTCTGTCGTTGGACAATCTTCTCAGACTGTTTATTGTCCATGCGAAAGAAACCACTCTCGTCAGAATGGCTCCGGAAATGATGTAAGAAGCGTTCTGAAGAGCCTCTCTTGAATTTCTTCTCATTCCCCTGTAAAAATCGTATTGTGCCTGTCTTCCGCTCCAGTCCCATGCGTAAGAACCGGAAAAACCGTTTTCCTGAATATATCTGAGTTGGGCGTCATAATCATCCGGATAAAGCTTTCTGGCATCTTCCCTTATTTTCAAATTGTAGCTCTCCGAATTTTCATACCATTCGACGGCGTCCCAATATGTTTCGCTTCTCTCGCCTGAATAA
The sequence above is drawn from the candidate division WOR-3 bacterium genome and encodes:
- the glmS gene encoding glutamine--fructose-6-phosphate transaminase (isomerizing), which encodes MCGIVGSIGKENTVAILLKGLKRLEYRGYDSAGIAVIDKNNLISIEKRAGKVKELEAEIREWKPTTTIGIAHTRWATHGEPNEINAHPHTDCKNNIAIVHNGIIENYSALKKILLDRGHSFKTETDTEVLVHLIEEFYEGNLFEAVRQSLQEAEGTYGIAVISSLEPDKIVIARLGSPLAIGHSEGGMLVASDTAAIIDHTNKVVYLEDNEIAEVRKDEYLIETIDKVKVTPKLQTIETDIRKIEKSGYAHFMLKEINEQSQIIKDSIRGRLDRENGTARLDGLDKHRKQLLSTDSLIILGCGTSYYAGLIGGYVIEKNAGIQVHVEYASEFRYKNPVVRKNSLTFAISQSGETADTLAAMREASRKGSVCLGICNVVGSTIARESDGGVYIHAGPEIGVASTKAFSAQVMVLNLISLLLGRMRSLSYDDGKKYVDCIGEIPDKISAVLNSAELIKNIAKTYSDRNNFLYLGRGFNYPVALEGALKLKEISYVHAEGYPAAEMKHGPIALIDKEMPVVVIAIKDSVYTKVLGNIEEVKARKGKVIAIATEGDDEIRKKVDHVIYVPETIDSLYPLLTVLPMQILAYYVAVERGCSIDQPRNLAKSVTVE